A single window of Engraulis encrasicolus isolate BLACKSEA-1 chromosome 20, IST_EnEncr_1.0, whole genome shotgun sequence DNA harbors:
- the mrps18b gene encoding 28S ribosomal protein S18b, mitochondrial encodes MAASVRSIGRLVYRTNLLHQHLQVVRAGHITIPGIRCHQVGMPCVQVNRQFCTPASSEKNVADTLDALSRYKDRPWEYLESEEYIERYGTKPVWSDYRRNHKGGVPPQKTRKTCIRGDKICGNPCPICRDPNVIIHYQNVKLLQQFVSPYTGLVLDPTRTGVCMRQQKHLNKAVESARDHGLMSLQVPHVDFSGQDYSNSHGAVGSTPPAPVQTGEPWYNWYGALNPDEREVARVKKVYKNYLKQQL; translated from the exons ATGGCGGCCTCCGTGAGAAGCATTGGAAGGCTAGTTTATCGGACCAATTTGTTACATCAACATTTGCAAGTGGTTCGG GCAGGACACATTACAATACCTGGTATAAGATGCCACCAAGTCGGGATGCCCTGTGTGCAAGTCAACCGACAATTTTGCACCCCTGCATCATCAGAGAAAAACGTTGCTGACACTCTTGACGCTTTGTCTCGATACAAAGACAGACCGTGGGAATATTTGGAGAGCGAAG AGTACATTGAACGCTATGGAACGAAGCCGGTTTGGTCCGACTACCGGAGGAATCATAAAGGGGGTGTTCCACCACAGAAAACACGCAAAACCTGCATT AGAGGAGATAAAATTTGTGGCAACCCCTGTCCCATTTGCAGAGACCCAAATGTCATTATTCACTACCAG AATGTGAAGCTGTTACAACAGTTTGTTAGCCCGTACACAGGCTTGGTTTTGGATCCTACGCGAACAG GGGTGTGCATGAGACAACAGAAGCACTTAAACAAGGCTGTGGAATCTGCCCGGGACCATG GTTTGATGTCCTTACAGGTGCCTCATGTGGACTTCTCTGGCCAGGACTACTCCAATTCCCATGGTGCAGTGGGATCTACGCCCCCGGCCCCCGTTCAGACTGGCGAGCCTTGGTATAACTGGTATGGCGCGCTCAATCCAGACGAACGGGAAGTGGCACGAGTTAAGAAGGTGTACAAAAATTacctgaagcagcagctgtga
- the ppp1r10 gene encoding serine/threonine-protein phosphatase 1 regulatory subunit 10 isoform X2, which translates to MAVVPYKPRDALEAVENLLGKDGELRSLEGVAKVYSLMKTSQKMVNRCMYLNILLQTKSHDVLNRFIRVGGYKLLNSWLTYSKTTTNTPMLQLILQTLQKLPLTVDHLKQNNTAKLVKHLSKNGDTDELRKLASIVVEGWMSIVRSQSVSTSGASPSDKKKKKEEGKSRSEAKGMDSKGGEEEKRKDKPKAHAPSHAKIRSIGLEMDTPAPAPAKKIPVAPILGDKYNIKPMVSKRPSGGPADTPPMEKKYKPLNTNSTKESRVKLIPAQPMECTGFLDALNSAPVPGIKIKKKSKTKASSPTSAKPSPFDSTGKPVHPNAQPNKPSSPEAPASHASPAEEGPQEMEQPGTPVPAEDPEAMDTSTTSGEKPNALAEPKGEEENLTKKGKKKKSVTWAEEEQLKEYFYFDLDETERVNVNKIKDFGEAAKRELMMDRQTFEMARRLSHDTMEERVAWSLPRALSLPASLVTPGANSSEKLTQRDREMGILQEIFLSKESVPDCPKEPDPEPYEPMPPRLIPLDEDCTMMEEPYVDQTESGAASSGMVQDNNKGLPPVLANLIGNLGGPGTTAAGPGPQMQGNSAAPANNPALNVQELLTSIMGAGGNQSAEDLIKQPDFSDKIKQLLGSLQQSQNQNQNPNQNMPNNMPPVPTGLLGHGPGMNMPMNMNMPMNGGYPPNKPPGPGGPHYNHPMPPHGHGPPGFNAGGPPGGPRMMGPPPGGPGGPGGPGGPGGPGGRGGDNGNYWGDDSMRGGPHRGGHFHRGRGRGGEPGFRGRGRGGPRGGHNNMGGKSTR; encoded by the exons ATGGCAGTGGTGCCTTATAAACCGAGAGACGCCCTGGAGGCAGTGGAAAACCTCCTTGGGAAGGATGGCGAACTGCGCAGCCTTGAGGGAGTCGCGAAAGTCTACAG TCTCATGAAGACTTCCCAAAAAATGGTCAACAGGTGCATGTACCTGAACATCCTGCTGCAGACCAAGTCCCATGACGTTCTGAACCG ATTTATTCGTGTGGGTGGCTACAAGTTGCTGAACTCTTGGCTCACCTACTCCAAGACCACCACCAACACGCCCATGCTCCAGCTCATCCTGCAGACCCTGCAGAAGCTGCCTCTCACCGTGGACCATCTGAAACAG AACAACACCGCCAAACTGGTGAAGCACTTGAGCAAGAACGGTGACACAGATG AGTTGAGGAAGCTGGCGTCCATAGTGGTGGAGGGCTGGATGAGCATCGTCCGCTCCCAGAGCGTCTCCACCAGCGGGGCATCGCCATCAG ataaaaagaagaagaaggaagagggcaaGTCTCGGTCGGAGGCCAAGGGCATGGACAGCAAAGGTggcgaggaggagaagaggaaagacaaGCCCAAGGCCCATGCCCCCAGCCATGCCAAGATTCGCTCCATAG GTTTGGAGATGGACACACCTGCTCCAGCTCCCGCCAAGAAGATCCCCGTTGCACCCATCCTTGGGGACAAGTACAATATCAAGCCAATGGTCAGCAAGAGACCCAG tGGTGGTCCAGCGGACACCCCACCCATGGAGAAGAAGTACAAGCCCCTCAACACCAACTCCACCAAGGAGTCTCGCGTCAAACTCATTCCCGCTCAGC ccatggagtgtactGGCTTCTTGGATGCCCTCAACTCGGCTCCCGTTCCGGGCATCAAGATCAAGAAGAAGTCCAAGACCAAGGCCTCCTCGCCCACCTCTGCCAAG ccGTCTCCGTTCGACTCTACGGGTAAGCCGGTCCACCCCAACGCTCAGCCCAACAAGCCCTCGTCGCCCGAGGCCCCCGCGTCCCACGCCAGCCCTGCTGAGGAGGGGCCCCAGGAGATGGAGCAGCCCGGCACCCCCGTCCCTGCAGAGGACCCCGAGGCCAtggacacctccaccacctctg GTGAGAAGCCTAATGCCCTGGCTGAGcccaaaggggaggaggagaacctGACCaagaaggggaagaagaagaagagcgtgACGTGGGCCGAGGAGGAGCAGCTCAAGGAGTACTTCTACTTTGACCTGGACGAGACCGAGAGAG TGAACGTAAACAAGATCAAGGACTTTGGCGAGGCGGCCAAGCGCGAGCTGATGATGGACCGGCAGACGTTTGAGATGGCGCGGCGACTCTCGCACGACACCATGGAGGAGCGGGTGGCCTGGTCGCTGCCGCGCGCCCTCAGCCTACCGGCCTCGCTGGTCACGCCCGGCGCCAACAGCAGTGAGAAGCTGACGCAGAGGGACCGTGAGATGGGCATCCTGCAGGAGATCTTCCTCAGCAAGGAGAG TGTTCCAGACTGCCCCAAAGAGCCTGATCCTGAACCCTATGAGCCCATGCCCCCACGTCTCATTCCCCTGGAcgag GACTGTACCATGATGGAGGAGCCCTATGTGGACCAGACGGAGAGCGGTGCCGCCTCCTCGGGCATGGTCCAGGACAACAACAAGGGGCTGCCGCCCGTCTTGGCCAACCTGATCGGCAACCTGGGGGGCCCTGGCACAACCGCCGCCGGCCCCGGCCCCCAGATGCAGGGCAATTCCGCGGCCCCTGCCAACAACCCCGCTCTCAACGTTCAGGAGCTGCTCACCTCCATCATG GGTGCCGGAGGGAACCAGTCGGCAGAGGACCTGATCAAGCAGCCCGACTTCTCGGACAAGATCAAGCAGCTGCTGGGCTCCCTGCAGCAgagccagaaccagaaccagaacccAAACCAGAACATGCCCAACAACATGCCGCCAG TGCCTACGGGTCTCTTGGGTCACGGGCCCGGCATGAACATGcccatgaacatgaacatgcccATGAACGGCGGCTACCCGCCCAACAAGCCCCCGGGCCCCGGCGGTCCCCACTACAACCACCCCATGCCCCCGCACGGCCATGGGCCCCCGGGCTTCAACGCCGGCGGACCCCCCGGCGGACCCCGCATGATGGGGCCCCCTCCCGGCGGCCCCGGGGGTCCTGGAGGCCCTGGAGGCCCTGGAGGCCCAGGGGGGCGCGGCGGAGACAACGGCAACTACTGGGGAGACGACTCGATGCGCGGCGGACCGCACCGGGGAGGACACTTCCACCGGGGCCGAGGCAGGGGAGGAGAGCCGGGCTTCAGGGGGAGGGGCCGCGGAGGGCCCCGCGGAGGACACAACAACATGGGTGGTAAGTCAACCAGATAA
- the ppp1r10 gene encoding serine/threonine-protein phosphatase 1 regulatory subunit 10 isoform X1, producing MAVVPYKPRDALEAVENLLGKDGELRSLEGVAKVYSLMKTSQKMVNRCMYLNILLQTKSHDVLNRFIRVGGYKLLNSWLTYSKTTTNTPMLQLILQTLQKLPLTVDHLKQNNTAKLVKHLSKNGDTDELRKLASIVVEGWMSIVRSQSVSTSGASPSDKKKKKEEGKSRSEAKGMDSKGGEEEKRKDKPKAHAPSHAKIRSIGLEMDTPAPAPAKKIPVAPILGDKYNIKPMVSKRPSGGPADTPPMEKKYKPLNTNSTKESRVKLIPAQPMECTGFLDALNSAPVPGIKIKKKSKTKASSPTSAKPSPFDSTGKPVHPNAQPNKPSSPEAPASHASPAEEGPQEMEQPGTPVPAEDPEAMDTSTTSGEKPNALAEPKGEEENLTKKGKKKKSVTWAEEEQLKEYFYFDLDETERVNVNKIKDFGEAAKRELMMDRQTFEMARRLSHDTMEERVAWSLPRALSLPASLVTPGANSSEKLTQRDREMGILQEIFLSKESVPDCPKEPDPEPYEPMPPRLIPLDEDCTMMEEPYVDQTESGAASSGMVQDNNKGLPPVLANLIGNLGGPGTTAAGPGPQMQGNSAAPANNPALNVQELLTSIMGAGGNQSAEDLIKQPDFSDKIKQLLGSLQQSQNQNQNPNQNMPNNMPPVPTGLLGHGPGMNMPMNMNMPMNGGYPPNKPPGPGGPHYNHPMPPHGHGPPGFNAGGPPGGPRMMGPPPGGPGGPGGPGGPGGPGGRGGDNGNYWGDDSMRGGPHRGGHFHRGRGRGGEPGFRGRGRGGPRGGHNNMGDMSKRAVCRHFMMKGNCRYENNCAFYHPGVNGPPLPPNHPAYSQHSQH from the exons ATGGCAGTGGTGCCTTATAAACCGAGAGACGCCCTGGAGGCAGTGGAAAACCTCCTTGGGAAGGATGGCGAACTGCGCAGCCTTGAGGGAGTCGCGAAAGTCTACAG TCTCATGAAGACTTCCCAAAAAATGGTCAACAGGTGCATGTACCTGAACATCCTGCTGCAGACCAAGTCCCATGACGTTCTGAACCG ATTTATTCGTGTGGGTGGCTACAAGTTGCTGAACTCTTGGCTCACCTACTCCAAGACCACCACCAACACGCCCATGCTCCAGCTCATCCTGCAGACCCTGCAGAAGCTGCCTCTCACCGTGGACCATCTGAAACAG AACAACACCGCCAAACTGGTGAAGCACTTGAGCAAGAACGGTGACACAGATG AGTTGAGGAAGCTGGCGTCCATAGTGGTGGAGGGCTGGATGAGCATCGTCCGCTCCCAGAGCGTCTCCACCAGCGGGGCATCGCCATCAG ataaaaagaagaagaaggaagagggcaaGTCTCGGTCGGAGGCCAAGGGCATGGACAGCAAAGGTggcgaggaggagaagaggaaagacaaGCCCAAGGCCCATGCCCCCAGCCATGCCAAGATTCGCTCCATAG GTTTGGAGATGGACACACCTGCTCCAGCTCCCGCCAAGAAGATCCCCGTTGCACCCATCCTTGGGGACAAGTACAATATCAAGCCAATGGTCAGCAAGAGACCCAG tGGTGGTCCAGCGGACACCCCACCCATGGAGAAGAAGTACAAGCCCCTCAACACCAACTCCACCAAGGAGTCTCGCGTCAAACTCATTCCCGCTCAGC ccatggagtgtactGGCTTCTTGGATGCCCTCAACTCGGCTCCCGTTCCGGGCATCAAGATCAAGAAGAAGTCCAAGACCAAGGCCTCCTCGCCCACCTCTGCCAAG ccGTCTCCGTTCGACTCTACGGGTAAGCCGGTCCACCCCAACGCTCAGCCCAACAAGCCCTCGTCGCCCGAGGCCCCCGCGTCCCACGCCAGCCCTGCTGAGGAGGGGCCCCAGGAGATGGAGCAGCCCGGCACCCCCGTCCCTGCAGAGGACCCCGAGGCCAtggacacctccaccacctctg GTGAGAAGCCTAATGCCCTGGCTGAGcccaaaggggaggaggagaacctGACCaagaaggggaagaagaagaagagcgtgACGTGGGCCGAGGAGGAGCAGCTCAAGGAGTACTTCTACTTTGACCTGGACGAGACCGAGAGAG TGAACGTAAACAAGATCAAGGACTTTGGCGAGGCGGCCAAGCGCGAGCTGATGATGGACCGGCAGACGTTTGAGATGGCGCGGCGACTCTCGCACGACACCATGGAGGAGCGGGTGGCCTGGTCGCTGCCGCGCGCCCTCAGCCTACCGGCCTCGCTGGTCACGCCCGGCGCCAACAGCAGTGAGAAGCTGACGCAGAGGGACCGTGAGATGGGCATCCTGCAGGAGATCTTCCTCAGCAAGGAGAG TGTTCCAGACTGCCCCAAAGAGCCTGATCCTGAACCCTATGAGCCCATGCCCCCACGTCTCATTCCCCTGGAcgag GACTGTACCATGATGGAGGAGCCCTATGTGGACCAGACGGAGAGCGGTGCCGCCTCCTCGGGCATGGTCCAGGACAACAACAAGGGGCTGCCGCCCGTCTTGGCCAACCTGATCGGCAACCTGGGGGGCCCTGGCACAACCGCCGCCGGCCCCGGCCCCCAGATGCAGGGCAATTCCGCGGCCCCTGCCAACAACCCCGCTCTCAACGTTCAGGAGCTGCTCACCTCCATCATG GGTGCCGGAGGGAACCAGTCGGCAGAGGACCTGATCAAGCAGCCCGACTTCTCGGACAAGATCAAGCAGCTGCTGGGCTCCCTGCAGCAgagccagaaccagaaccagaacccAAACCAGAACATGCCCAACAACATGCCGCCAG TGCCTACGGGTCTCTTGGGTCACGGGCCCGGCATGAACATGcccatgaacatgaacatgcccATGAACGGCGGCTACCCGCCCAACAAGCCCCCGGGCCCCGGCGGTCCCCACTACAACCACCCCATGCCCCCGCACGGCCATGGGCCCCCGGGCTTCAACGCCGGCGGACCCCCCGGCGGACCCCGCATGATGGGGCCCCCTCCCGGCGGCCCCGGGGGTCCTGGAGGCCCTGGAGGCCCTGGAGGCCCAGGGGGGCGCGGCGGAGACAACGGCAACTACTGGGGAGACGACTCGATGCGCGGCGGACCGCACCGGGGAGGACACTTCCACCGGGGCCGAGGCAGGGGAGGAGAGCCGGGCTTCAGGGGGAGGGGCCGCGGAGGGCCCCGCGGAGGACACAACAACATGGGTG ACATGTCGAAGAGGGCTGTGTGTCGGCACTTTATGATGAAGGGCAACTGCCGGTACGAGAACAACTGCGCCTTCTACCACCCCGGGGTCAACGGACCACCCCTGCCCCCCAATCACCCCGCATACTCTCAACACTCCCAACACTGA